Proteins encoded by one window of Sorex araneus isolate mSorAra2 chromosome 3, mSorAra2.pri, whole genome shotgun sequence:
- the EMC4 gene encoding ER membrane protein complex subunit 4 isoform X2 yields the protein MNLFIMYMAGNTISIFPTMMVCMMAWRPIQALMAISATFKMLESSSQKFLQGLVYLIGNLMGLALAVYKCQSMGLLPTHASDWLAFIEPPERMEFSGGGLLL from the exons ATGAACCTCTTCATCATGTACATGGCAGGCAATACTATCTCCATCTTCCCTACCATGATGGTGTGTATGATGGCTTGGCGACCCATTCAGGCACTTATGGCCATTTCAGCCA CTTTCAAGATGCTAGAGAGTTCAAGCCAGAAGTTTCTTCAGGGTTTGGTGTATCTCATTGGGAACCTCATGGGTCTGGCATTGGCTGTTTATAAGTGCCAGTCGATGGGACTACTGCCTACACATGCATCAGATTGGTTAGCCTTCATTGAGCCTCCAGAG AGGATGGAGTTCAGTGGAGGAGGACTGCTTTTGTAA
- the EMC4 gene encoding ER membrane protein complex subunit 4 isoform X1, with protein MTTQGSLVANRGRRFKWAIELSGPGGGSRGRSDRGGGQGDSLYPVGYLDKQVPDTSVQETDRILVEKRCWDIALGPLKQIPMNLFIMYMAGNTISIFPTMMVCMMAWRPIQALMAISATFKMLESSSQKFLQGLVYLIGNLMGLALAVYKCQSMGLLPTHASDWLAFIEPPERMEFSGGGLLL; from the exons ATGACGACCCAGGGGAGCCTCGTGGCCAATCGAGGCCGGCGCTTCAAGTGGGCCATTGAGCTGAGCGGGCCCGGAGGAGGCAGCAG GGGACGAAGTGACCGGGGCGGTGGACAGGGAGACTCGCTCTATCCGGTTGGTTACTTGGACAAGCAAGTGCCGGACACCAGCGTGCAAGAAACGGACCGGATCCTGGTGGAGAAG cgCTGCTGGGACATCGCTTTGGGTCCCCTCAAACAGATTCCCATGAACCTCTTCATCATGTACATGGCAGGCAATACTATCTCCATCTTCCCTACCATGATGGTGTGTATGATGGCTTGGCGACCCATTCAGGCACTTATGGCCATTTCAGCCA CTTTCAAGATGCTAGAGAGTTCAAGCCAGAAGTTTCTTCAGGGTTTGGTGTATCTCATTGGGAACCTCATGGGTCTGGCATTGGCTGTTTATAAGTGCCAGTCGATGGGACTACTGCCTACACATGCATCAGATTGGTTAGCCTTCATTGAGCCTCCAGAG AGGATGGAGTTCAGTGGAGGAGGACTGCTTTTGTAA